From the Candidatus Methylacidiphilales bacterium genome, the window TGCTGTCAGCCTATTGAACACATAACTAGGGCTATTTGCATAACTAATATGATTTGTATTTACAAATATAAAATAAATAAAAATAGCGAATATAAAACTAGAAACCATATAAGACATCTAATCCTTTCTTATATCGCTCATACATATCTTTTCCTGATGGAACGAGAAAATGTTGAAAATGTGGACAATCTTTGATCGATTTAAACCTACCTCCCCAAACTAGTCCTAAACTTTCTCCGATTATGCCAACTCTCTCCATGAGTGGGCCACTCCAAATCAAGTTTCCCTTAGAGTCAATAATCACAATATCATAAGCGAGACCATAGTTATGAGCACTCATACCTCCCTTAGCATATGTAACGATTTTCCCTGGCTTAGTGCGACCTTTTGCATATATCTCATTCTGTTCCTTAATGCTTCTATATGAACTAGATATTTTAACTTTATAGCCCAATGGATTAAGCTCTTTATTAGCAAGTTCGATGTGATCGTCAGCGATTTCAGCTAGCCTTGTGTCAAGCTTTAATATATGGTCAAAATTATCCATCATATCTTTTATTGTTAAAATCGCCTCATTAAACAAATACGTAAACGCAGCGGAGAGGGCGCCGTTGGCGAAGTTGCCGCCGCCTAGCATCGCTGCAGTCCCGCCGGCAGCTGC encodes:
- a CDS encoding M15 family metallopeptidase encodes the protein DFMSGFIGGAIGSAAGAFVNSIKLGGTFGLFTRTAITAAAGGTAAMLGGGNFANGALSAAFTYLFNEAILTIKDMMDNFDHILKLDTRLAEIADDHIELANKELNPLGYKVKISSSYRSIKEQNEIYAKGRTKPGKIVTYAKGGMSAHNYGLAYDIVIIDSKGNLIWSGPLMERVGIIGESLGLVWGGRFKSIKDCPHFQHFLVPSGKDMYERYKKGLDVLYGF